In the Nicotiana tabacum cultivar K326 chromosome 16, ASM71507v2, whole genome shotgun sequence genome, one interval contains:
- the LOC107802483 gene encoding uncharacterized protein LOC107802483, translating into MGDKKVIEVKLQTLRRDFETLSMKNNESVQDYMSRVSSIVNLMKSYGEIVSDKIIVAKALKSLTNKSEHVVAAIEESKDLSNYSFDELMTEVEEEVDIMVEVEAAAEAKVNLMRQVSKRVTCNADIARSTVILKLIAGLSKKNEQKHANFSEKVEEESKLFMAHSPITNSSDGVWFIDSGCSNHMSGTRSLLRDLDVSQKSEVRLGEGK; encoded by the exons ATGGGGGATAAGAAGGTAATTGAAGTAAAATTGCAAACTTTGCGTCGTGATTTTGAAACTTTGAGCATGAAAAATAATGAATCGGTGCAAGATTATATGTCTAGAGTCTCTTCCATTGTTAATCTCATGAAATCTTATGGGGAGATTGTTAGTGATAAAATTATTGTAGCAAAGGCGTTGAAGTCTTTAACCAATAAATCTGAGCATGTGGTTGCTGCAATTGAAGAATCCAAGGATTTATCTAATTATTCATTTGATGAATTAATGA CTGAGGTAGAGGAAGAGGTGGATATCATGGTCGAGGTTGAGGCCGCGGCAGAGGCAAAGGTCAATTTAATGAGACAGGTTAGCAAAAGAGTGACATGCAATGCTGATATTGCAAGAAGTACAGTCATACTGAAGCTTATTGCTGGACTAAGCAAAAAAAATGAGCAGAAGCATGCCAATTTCTCAGAGAAAGTAGAGGAAGAAAGTAAGTTGTTCATGGCTCATTCTCCAATTACTAACTCTTCTGATGGTGTTTGGTTCATTGATAGTGGATGCTCGAACCATATGTCTGGCACAAGGTCTTTGCTTAGAGACCTCGATGTGTCACAGAAGAGTGAAGTTCGACTTGGTGAGGGCAAGTAA
- the LOC107771866 gene encoding F-box only protein 8, whose protein sequence is MDGSRPLPEDLLVEILLRLPVESLLRFKCVSKHWYALIKSPSFIEKHFHYKNNRARLLICNLTISNLSKSVAFCLLPGKIVPGVTPEQKTLYQFQRTDFMSITGPVDGLFLVQKPFYDDDVCLALWNPSTREFWPLPPVSFELQSEDYDEQFALGYDPSTRDYKVVCIRRFWDNFGQGAFTRVFVSVYSLRNNSWKNLRSEFPSCCHLNETIGATYLNGVYYWLSGGLDKICRIRSFDMASEQFGEMHALDIPKARWGALMLRGDSLALLVCDQPGKAMTSIYEVWVMKQEGSWTKVLTVQPLIDAHWPRGIWEDDKMIFKITETSQLVLYDPTTREVTELGFQLDRTWGQCWVFNYKESLVPITRGNDNLGQDNAVKKIDHFFNIDYEEDPGLLVVI, encoded by the coding sequence ATGGATGGTAGCCGTCCTTTACCAGAAGATCTATTAGTGGAAATTCTATTGAGGTTGCCTGTGGAGTCACTCTTGCGTTTCAAATGTGTGTCCAAGCATTGGTATGCTCTCATCAAAAGTCCAAGTTTCATAGAAAAACATTTTCATTACAAGAACAATCGTGCCCGTCTCCTCATTTGTAACTTAACaatatcaaatttatcaaaatccgttGCTTTTTGCTTGCTCCCTGGTAAAATAGTTCCAGGTGTGACCCCTGAACAAAAAACTCTCTATCAGTTTCAGAGGACTGATTTCATGTCCATTACTGGCCCGGTTGATGGCTTATTCTTGGTGCAAAAACCGTTTTATGACGACGATGTTTGCTTGGCTTTGTGGAATCCTTCCACCAGAGAGTTCTGGCCTCTGCCTCCTGTGTCTTTTGAGCTTCAGTCAGAGGATTATGATGAACAATTTGCACTGGGATATGACCCGTCGACTCGAGATTATAAGGTTGTATGTATTCGAAGATTTTGGGATAACTTTGGACAAGGCGCTTTCACTCGAGTCTTTGTCAGTGTCTATTCGTTACGCAACAACTCATGGAAGAACCTGAGATCTGAATTCCCTTCCTGTTGTCACTTAAATGAAACCATTGGTGCCACTTATCTCAACGGGGTATATTATTGGCTCTCAGGAGGCCTAGACAAAATCTGCAGGATACGCTCATTTGACATGGCCAGTGAACAGTTTGGGGAGATGCACGCACTAGATATTCCAAAAGCACGGTGGGGAGCACTTATGTTGCGTGGTGACTCGCTTGCTCTCTTAGTTTGTGACCAGCCTGGTAAGGCTATGACATCCATATATGAAGTGTGGGTAATGAAACAAGAGGGTAGTTGGACCAAAGTTCTTACTGTTCAACCTCTTATAGATGCTCATTGGCCTCGCGGCATCTGGGAGGATGATAAGATGATTTTCAAAATCACTGAAACTTCACAGCTGGTGCTATATGATCCTACAACAAGAGAAGTTACAGAGCTTGGATTTCAGCTGGACCGAACCTGGGGTCAATGTTGGGTTTTCAATTACAAGGAGAGCCTAGTTCCAATAACGAGAGGAAACGATAACCTCGGCCAGGACAATGCAGTCAAGAAAATCGACCACTTCTTCAATATAGATTACGAAGAAGATCCGGGCCTGTTGGTTGTTATATAA
- the LOC142170711 gene encoding uncharacterized protein LOC142170711 yields MDGTKTTKKCIFIGYIPQSKAYRRYNPTNGKVIINKSVVFNEEATWELNDKKEDSSVDIPFHTDVEHMEIVESGSLDPSSPGSSNTDFSSHGSTKNSTPASSHSPTSASSSETPAKFRSLKDVYSACSFALSELLIQCVMKKLQSNQSGRMQ; encoded by the exons ATGGACGGGACAAAAACCACGA aaaaatgcatTTTCATTGGTTATATTCCTCAATCCAAAGCATATAGACGATACAATCCTACTAATGGCAAAGTGATTATCAACAAGAGTGTGGTGTTTAATGAAGAAGCAACTTGGGAGTTGAATGACAAAAAGGAAGATTCATCAGTCGATATTCCATTTCACACAGATGTGGAGCATATGGAGATAGTTGAATCAGGAAGTTTGGACCCTTCCTCTCCTGGTAGCAGCAATACTGATTTCTCTTCTCATGGAAGTACCAAAAATTCTACTCCAGCAAGCTCTCATTCTCCAACTTCAGCATCATCCAGCGAAACGCCAGCAAAGTTCAGATCGCTGAAAGATGTTTATTCAGCTTGTAGTTTTGCCTTGTCAGAGCTGCTGATCCAATGTGTTATGAAGAAGCTGCAGAGCAACCAGAGTGGCAGAATGCAATGA
- the LOC142170294 gene encoding uncharacterized protein LOC142170294, with protein MKTYLEALHLREVVEEDYDVLPLPSNPTMAQRVTRKRKPRKTKKSKAKATLFAGVSATIFTRVMALKSAKEIWDYLKGEYTRDERIRSMKVLNLIREFELQKMKESETVKEYSDRLFGIVTKIRLLGRQKTTIRKLEAQLSQVVGVFNAQQANIEDSSQEKHEFEMLTGEHCGKKGHPLFKCWKRLDAKCKICNQLGHEALICKGKSQKHKADAQVANEEEEDHLFVATLLSTKKFDFWMTDSGCTNHMTYDRNLFKEFKSMENKKVRIGNGDYILVKGKRTVAIPTKSVFFEDKHCFIYDATGIEILRVKMGGKNFLFNPTKDEKWSQKNLQSADNSPNEHICENEAKKKLSIFQTNKIWKKLDKPQGKMKSGRKLTSLKARCK; from the exons ATGAAGACTTACTTGGAGGCTTTACATCTTAGGGAGGTCGTCGAAGAGGATTATGATGTTCTTCCGCTGCCTAGCAATCCCACAATGGCCCAGAGAGTCACAAGGAAAAGAAAACCAAGAAAAACCAAGAAATCAAAGGCGAAGGCAACTTTGTTTGCTGGTGTGTCTGCAACAATTTTCACGAGAGTTATGGCTCTCAAATCAGCAAAAGAAATCTGGGATTATCTGAAGGGAGAATATACAAGAGATGAAAGAATTCGAAGCATGAAGGTGTTGAATTTAATAAGAGAATTCGAGTTGCAAAAAATGAAGGAATCTGAGACTGTCAAAGAATACTCAGATCGGTTGTTTGGCATTGTTACAAAGATAAGATTGCTTG GAAGGCAAAAGACAACTATTCGCAAGTTGGAGGCTCAATTAAGTCAAGTGGTTGGAgtttttaatgctcaacaagccaatattgaGGATAGTAGCCAAGAAAAGCATGAATTTGAGATGTTAACTGgggag CACTGTGGCAAAAAAGGTCATCCACTATTCAAATGTTGGAAGAGGCTAGATGCAAAGTGCAAAATTTGCAACCAACTTGGTCATGAAGCTTTAATTTGCAAAGGCAAATCTCAAAAGCATAAAGCAGATGCCCAAGTCGCcaatgaagaggaagaagatcaCTTGTTTGTGGCAACTCTTCTTTCAACCAAGAAATTTGATTTTTGGATGACTGATAGTGGTTGTACAAACCACATGACATATGACAGAAAtcttttcaaagaattcaagTCTATGGAAAATAAGAAAGTCAGAATTGGGAATGGTGATTATATTCTTGTTAAGGGAAAAAGAACTGTTGCAATCCCAACAAAGTCAG tatTCTTTGAAGATAAACATTGTTTCATTTATGATGCAACTGGAATTGAGATTTTAAGGGTTAAAATGGGAGGTAAAAACTTCTTATTTAATCcaacaaaagatgaaaaatggagcCAAAAGAATCTACAAAGTGCAGATAATTCTCCAAATGAGCACATATGTGAAAATGAAGCAAAGAAGAAGTTGTCAATATTTCAGACAAATAAAATTTGGAAGAAACTTGACAAGCCTCAAGGCAAAATGAAATCTGGAAGAAAGTTGACCAGCCTCAAGGCAAGATGCAAATGA